In the genome of Populus alba chromosome 11, ASM523922v2, whole genome shotgun sequence, one region contains:
- the LOC118031387 gene encoding protein DMP4-like, producing MDMKVDSHHDSLNADEEKLPLLRGVATPNEDSNLVQKAISQTFKSTAHLANLLPTGTVLAFQLLSPIFSNQGTASNDSVARSMTAGLVVLCGLSCFLSSFSDSFRDKKGNVCYGLATFRGLWVIDGSATIPPEVAANYRLRFIDFMHALMSILVFAAIALFDQNVVDCFYPSPSTEAQEVLTALPVGIGALCSMLFIVFPTKRHGIGFPLSAN from the coding sequence ATGGATATGAAGGTAGACTCTCATCATGATTCATTGAACGCCGATGAAGAAAAACTCCCTCTCCTGAGGGGAGTGGCGACGCCAAATGAGGATTCGAACTTGGTGCAGAAAGCGATTAGTCAGACATTCAAGAGCACAGCCCACCTGGCCAATCTTCTACCTACTGGAACTGTTCTTGCTTTCCAGCTTTTATCGCCCATATTTTCGAATCAGGGAACTGCTAGTAATGACTCGGTTGCTCGGTCCATGACTGCAGGACTTGTTGTCCTCTGTGGGTTGTCTTGTTTCCTGTCAAGCTTCTCCGATAGCTTCAGGGACAAGAAAGGAAATGTGTGTTATGGTCTTGCGACATTCCGAGGCTTGTGGGTCATTGATGGGTCGGCAACCATTCCACCAGAAGTTGCTGCAAATTACCGGCTCCGGTTTATAGATTTCATGCATGCCCTCATGTCGATACTGGTGTTTGCAGCTATTGCCTTGTTTGATCAGAATGTGGTGGATTGCTTCTATCCATCACCATCGACCGAGGCTCAGGAGGTCCTCACGGCGTTGCCTGTCGGGATCGGTGCCCTTTGTAGCATGTTGTTCATTGTTTTTCCCACCAAGCGCCATGGAATTGGCTTCCCCCTTTCTGCTAATTAA